A genome region from Terriglobia bacterium includes the following:
- a CDS encoding molybdopterin-dependent oxidoreductase, producing the protein MGSLITSNPLSRRCFLKWSSLLGSSFFSIFPLGRRPSSIDPIQDTASGERIIRVGCPSHNCGGRCLLKVYVQDGVIYRIESDDRPADNLEDPQLRACIRGRAYRHRQYHRDRLQYPMKRTGTRGEGKFERITWEQALDKVAGELARVKKTYGNSAMLVPYGTGSYSQINGRQTAQRLLNLYGGSLGQYNSYSWACISSVTSTVYGTDTTGNQRQDWVNSKYILMWSWNPSEMRDGTNTEFFVRKAREKGARVVCIDPRMTLSAVALADEWIPIRPGTDVAMMSAMTYVMIKEGLYDSEFVKACCIGFDETQMPAAAKGEESYKDYILGTRDKIPKTPEWAEAITGVPRATIARIAKEYATQKPGVLYQGYGMQRRAYGEQVVRAGCVLAAITGNVGVPGGWAGGMALQAQDGGPLWNVFPTGPNPVKASIPSFLWTEAVLRGKDMGPDLGVRGVDKLDNNIKLIYAVASNLLANQHSNLNRTGKILQDERLVEFLVVQDNFLTPSARFADILLPACTQFETWGVEDGWKYGDEVILMPKIVDPPFETKSDYKICSEVAQRLGIGQDYTQGRSERDWVEWSLGQLRKARFPKLPGLAEFEKSNAGVYSVPVTKPAVALADFRNNPAKYPLRTPSGKIEIFSQKLQAANKPKEVPPVPKYIQEWESPFGPEAKKYPLQAVGHHTLARIHSTLARVDWLEEAFPQRIFLNPIDAAARGIQNADEVRVFNDRGEMRILCRVTRRIMPGVVAIPQGAWWTPDEKGIDRGGSVNVLTSERWTPYAFGNAQHTIMVEVKKV; encoded by the coding sequence ATGGGAAGCTTGATCACATCCAATCCCTTGAGCCGGCGTTGTTTCCTCAAGTGGAGCTCGCTGCTGGGATCTTCTTTTTTTTCTATCTTTCCCCTCGGGAGGCGCCCTTCCTCGATCGATCCGATTCAAGATACCGCCTCGGGAGAGCGCATCATCCGCGTGGGCTGTCCTTCGCACAACTGCGGGGGCCGCTGCCTACTGAAAGTTTATGTCCAGGATGGAGTCATTTACAGAATCGAAAGCGATGACCGGCCCGCAGACAACCTGGAGGACCCGCAGCTCCGGGCCTGCATCCGCGGACGCGCCTACCGGCACCGTCAGTATCATCGTGACCGCCTGCAATACCCCATGAAACGGACCGGAACGCGAGGCGAAGGTAAGTTTGAACGCATCACCTGGGAGCAGGCGCTGGATAAGGTGGCCGGCGAACTGGCCCGGGTCAAGAAGACCTATGGGAATTCGGCAATGCTGGTTCCTTATGGGACGGGAAGCTACAGTCAGATCAACGGCCGCCAAACCGCGCAGCGTTTGTTGAATCTCTACGGCGGCTCTCTCGGCCAGTACAACAGCTATTCCTGGGCCTGCATCTCGAGCGTGACGTCGACGGTTTATGGAACCGATACCACAGGGAACCAGCGCCAGGACTGGGTAAACTCCAAATACATCCTGATGTGGAGCTGGAACCCCTCGGAGATGCGCGACGGCACCAACACGGAGTTCTTCGTCCGGAAGGCCCGGGAGAAGGGAGCCCGCGTTGTTTGCATTGATCCGCGCATGACCCTGAGTGCGGTGGCCCTGGCCGATGAATGGATTCCCATCCGGCCGGGCACGGACGTCGCCATGATGTCGGCCATGACGTACGTAATGATCAAGGAAGGCCTTTATGACTCTGAGTTCGTGAAGGCCTGTTGCATCGGGTTCGACGAGACTCAGATGCCGGCCGCCGCCAAGGGGGAGGAGAGCTATAAAGATTACATCCTGGGTACGCGCGATAAGATCCCAAAAACGCCGGAATGGGCCGAGGCCATCACGGGCGTACCACGGGCAACGATCGCGCGCATTGCGAAGGAATACGCCACTCAAAAACCCGGTGTTCTCTACCAAGGATATGGCATGCAGAGGCGGGCGTACGGCGAACAGGTGGTCCGGGCCGGCTGCGTGCTGGCTGCCATCACCGGCAATGTCGGCGTCCCCGGCGGCTGGGCCGGAGGCATGGCCTTACAGGCTCAGGACGGCGGGCCGCTCTGGAACGTTTTTCCCACGGGACCCAACCCGGTGAAAGCCAGCATTCCGTCCTTTCTCTGGACCGAGGCTGTCCTGCGCGGAAAGGACATGGGGCCGGATCTGGGCGTCAGGGGCGTGGACAAGCTGGATAACAACATCAAGCTGATTTATGCCGTAGCCTCGAATCTGTTGGCCAACCAGCACAGCAATCTCAATCGCACCGGGAAAATTCTCCAGGACGAACGCCTCGTCGAGTTTCTGGTGGTACAGGACAATTTCCTGACCCCCAGCGCGCGCTTCGCGGACATCCTCCTTCCGGCCTGCACCCAGTTTGAGACCTGGGGTGTTGAGGACGGATGGAAGTACGGGGACGAAGTGATCCTCATGCCCAAGATCGTGGATCCGCCCTTTGAAACCAAGAGTGACTACAAGATCTGTTCGGAGGTTGCGCAGCGCCTGGGGATTGGTCAGGACTATACCCAGGGGCGGAGCGAGCGCGATTGGGTGGAGTGGTCGTTGGGACAACTCCGGAAAGCTCGCTTTCCGAAGCTCCCCGGTCTTGCGGAATTCGAGAAGAGCAATGCCGGCGTCTATTCCGTGCCTGTCACGAAGCCTGCCGTAGCCTTAGCCGATTTCCGTAACAACCCCGCGAAATATCCTTTGCGTACCCCGTCAGGCAAGATCGAGATCTTTTCTCAAAAGCTCCAGGCCGCCAACAAGCCGAAGGAAGTTCCTCCCGTCCCCAAATACATCCAGGAATGGGAAAGCCCCTTCGGCCCGGAAGCGAAGAAGTATCCCCTCCAGGCGGTGGGCCATCATACCCTGGCCCGAATCCATTCGACCCTTGCCAGGGTGGATTGGCTGGAGGAGGCCTTCCCGCAGAGGATTTTTCTCAATCCGATCGATGCAGCCGCCCGAGGCATACAGAATGCCGACGAGGTCCGGGTTTTCAACGACCGTGGCGAGATGCGGATCCTGTGCCGCGTAACCCGGCGAATCATGCCCGGGGTCGTCGCCATTCCTCAAGGAGCGTGGTGGACGCCGGATGAAAAGGGGATCGACCGCGGTGGATCGGTCAACGTCCTGACTTCGGAGCGGTGGACTCCGTACGCGTTCGGCAACGCCCAGCACACGATCATGGTCGAGGTAAAGAAAGTCTGA
- a CDS encoding DUF4097 domain-containing protein, translated as MKKKLIGLAAVALLAGLMVTTAWGQDFQKTYALPAGGSISISNVSGEISVTGYNGAVVSVQAYREGRDKEMVQVEDLSTSNQVSLRAQYPRGAGNYDASVRFVIQVPSGSNYKYDKLSTASGDISVTNVGGEIGVSTASGEITISQVVGSVIAKTASGDVKISQVHGNVQANAASGDVTVLGIAGTVSANTASGDVDVELSRIEGSGELKFSSASGDVTVKAPAQLDAQVQMSTASGSIQSDFPLTIEDLEGHGKKAYGTLGSGATKLNISTASGDVRLVRS; from the coding sequence ATGAAGAAAAAACTCATAGGATTGGCGGCGGTTGCTCTATTGGCTGGTTTGATGGTCACAACAGCCTGGGGCCAGGATTTCCAGAAGACCTACGCGTTGCCTGCGGGGGGCAGCATCAGCATTTCCAACGTATCCGGGGAAATCTCCGTAACAGGATATAACGGCGCGGTGGTGTCGGTTCAGGCGTACCGGGAAGGCCGGGACAAGGAAATGGTTCAGGTCGAGGATCTCAGCACCTCCAATCAGGTTTCGCTGAGGGCGCAATACCCGCGCGGCGCCGGCAATTACGATGCCAGTGTGCGGTTTGTCATCCAGGTCCCCAGCGGATCCAACTACAAGTATGACAAGCTTTCCACTGCCAGCGGCGACATCAGCGTCACCAACGTCGGCGGTGAGATCGGTGTGAGTACCGCCAGCGGCGAGATCACCATAAGCCAGGTTGTGGGCAGTGTGATCGCCAAGACAGCCAGCGGCGACGTGAAAATCTCGCAGGTTCACGGCAACGTGCAGGCCAACGCGGCCAGCGGCGATGTCACCGTTTTGGGAATTGCCGGCACGGTCAGCGCAAACACGGCCAGCGGGGATGTTGATGTGGAACTGAGTCGCATCGAAGGCAGCGGGGAGCTTAAGTTTTCCAGCGCCAGCGGCGACGTGACGGTAAAGGCACCTGCGCAACTGGATGCCCAGGTGCAGATGTCCACTGCCAGCGGCTCCATCCAATCCGATTTTCCCCTCACCATCGAGGATCTCGAGGGCCATGGGAAGAAAGCATACGGCACGCTAGGCTCAGGCGCGACCAAGCTGAATATATCAACGGCATCCGGCGATGTCCGGCTGGTTCGGTCTTGA
- a CDS encoding ferritin family protein — protein MERWTSINEALDFAIGEEQAAADFYSRLARQTKVPGMKEALMGFAREEMSHKAKLESIREGARFSFATQSVADLKIAEYVVDVTPDPQLAYRDALIVAMKKEKAAFKLYTDLAESIPDDALKTAFLALAQEEARHKLRFEVEYDDLLVEN, from the coding sequence GTGGAACGCTGGACCTCAATTAACGAAGCGTTGGATTTTGCGATTGGCGAGGAACAAGCTGCCGCCGACTTTTACAGCCGCCTGGCTCGTCAGACAAAAGTGCCCGGAATGAAAGAGGCACTGATGGGCTTCGCTCGAGAGGAGATGAGCCACAAAGCCAAACTTGAATCCATCAGGGAGGGTGCCAGGTTCAGTTTCGCCACCCAGTCGGTGGCAGACCTGAAGATTGCGGAATATGTGGTGGATGTGACGCCGGATCCACAACTCGCCTATAGAGATGCGTTGATCGTGGCGATGAAGAAGGAAAAGGCGGCCTTCAAGCTCTACACGGATCTGGCGGAAAGCATCCCTGATGACGCCCTGAAAACGGCCTTCCTGGCTTTGGCCCAGGAAGAGGCCAGACACAAACTGCGCTTTGAAGTCGAATACGACGACCTGCTGGTCGAGAATTGA
- a CDS encoding 4Fe-4S binding protein, with amino-acid sequence MVNQYAFFVNSDACSGCKTCQVACNDKHDLPVGQHWRRVYEITAGSWQKTEGAWISTVVAYNLSMSCVHCLDPVCLTSCPSNVIWKRDDGIVLIDDSRCSRCRRCESACPYGAIRYDPSTDSLRKCHLCVDYLDSGLAPACVVACPNRALDFGDYDELRRKYGTVGGVFPLPDPAIAGPALIIKPHRNAALAQSRDPEIANWGEL; translated from the coding sequence GTGGTGAACCAATACGCTTTTTTTGTCAACTCGGATGCGTGCTCGGGATGCAAGACTTGCCAGGTTGCCTGCAATGACAAGCATGACCTCCCGGTGGGCCAGCACTGGAGAAGAGTTTATGAAATCACGGCGGGAAGCTGGCAAAAGACCGAGGGCGCCTGGATTTCCACGGTAGTCGCTTACAATCTCTCCATGTCCTGCGTCCATTGCCTGGACCCCGTGTGCCTGACGAGCTGTCCATCAAATGTCATCTGGAAGAGGGATGACGGGATCGTTCTCATTGATGACAGCCGCTGCTCGCGTTGCCGCCGCTGCGAATCCGCCTGCCCCTACGGCGCCATCCGCTACGATCCTTCCACCGATTCACTACGGAAATGTCACCTCTGTGTGGACTACCTCGATTCCGGATTGGCTCCCGCATGCGTGGTTGCCTGCCCGAACCGGGCATTGGATTTCGGCGATTATGATGAGTTGAGGAGAAAATATGGAACCGTAGGCGGGGTCTTTCCTTTGCCGGATCCGGCGATCGCCGGACCCGCCCTCATCATCAAGCCCCACCGGAACGCCGCCCTCGCTCAGAGCCGCGACCCGGAAATAGCCAATTGGGGCGAACTCTGA
- a CDS encoding redoxin domain-containing protein: MNSTPEPADATPPASSSKGLAVGSLILGIFACVLSLVVIGALFGLAGLILGFSHVRLKRGANRMAWAGISLSIVSIVASAAMGAVFFNLIRQLPLNGSLSGSSFSEWQGVSAPDISVATLDGKVIRLSQFQGKRVVLDFWATWCGPCVGEIPDFIKLYNETPRDELEIIGISREDEATLQSFVKDKGVNYSIGTARDLPSPYKDVLFIPTTFFIDRKGVIQSVFVGSHGFNQLKGNALGKDFEGEPKPAPSRLLSFVKPAALCSMPTVACLTGAVRMVLRQNPVR; encoded by the coding sequence GGCCGTTGGCAGTCTGATACTAGGCATTTTCGCTTGCGTGCTGAGTTTGGTGGTCATAGGTGCGTTATTTGGGTTGGCCGGCTTAATTCTGGGCTTCTCTCATGTCCGGCTAAAGCGCGGGGCGAACAGGATGGCGTGGGCAGGAATCAGCCTTTCCATCGTGAGCATTGTGGCCAGTGCCGCCATGGGGGCTGTCTTCTTCAACCTGATCCGGCAACTGCCGCTCAACGGTTCGTTGAGCGGCAGTTCATTTTCAGAATGGCAGGGGGTCTCAGCGCCGGACATCTCCGTCGCCACACTCGACGGCAAGGTGATCAGGCTGAGCCAATTCCAGGGGAAAAGGGTCGTGCTCGATTTCTGGGCGACCTGGTGCGGGCCGTGCGTAGGAGAGATCCCAGATTTCATCAAGCTTTACAATGAGACCCCTCGTGACGAGCTGGAAATCATCGGCATCAGCCGCGAGGATGAGGCGACGCTACAATCGTTTGTCAAAGACAAGGGTGTAAATTACTCCATCGGCACTGCCAGGGATTTGCCTTCGCCATACAAAGACGTGCTCTTCATCCCGACCACGTTTTTTATTGACCGGAAAGGCGTGATTCAGTCGGTCTTCGTCGGCTCACATGGTTTCAATCAATTGAAGGGAAATGCGCTGGGCAAAGATTTTGAAGGTGAACCGAAACCGGCGCCGTCCAGGCTATTGTCATTCGTGAAACCGGCGGCACTGTGTTCGATGCCGACGGTGGCCTGCTTGACCGGCGCGGTCCGCATGGTTCTGCGGCAGAATCCAGTCAGATGA
- a CDS encoding redoxin family protein: MKFAAAFLALSMPLFPQALPDAKDLLNQSGTALNKLHSYQYESQMAMEMSVAGTPVNVTLTSSAAAVNPDKRRVETKSQMGGATLVADGAYTWFYSSALNQYVKKAALQTPQSMLASLGMGDLPDPGQIFKDLKTVRDEPLEINGQKFDCWVLESRIDRFAMPQAQGIELTDGTARFWIAKDLKITLQMTLSGKLQGGPIPGAVEMQQKMTMLSLKVNVDLPDALFRFTPPEGAKEVSEFAAPGLTKPDLTGKPAPAFRLQALEGKAYDLAELKGKIVLLDFWATWCGPCRTDMPDLDKLQQEYGGSGLVVLGLNVGEDRETVESYIKKSGVSYPMALTNGTSVVSAYKISAFPTYVLIGRDGAVLDIQIGSSGPEALRSMLAKAGLKPGEGKDR, translated from the coding sequence ATGAAATTTGCCGCCGCCTTTCTTGCCTTATCGATGCCGCTTTTTCCGCAAGCCTTGCCCGACGCCAAGGACCTGCTGAATCAAAGCGGGACCGCACTCAACAAGTTACACAGCTACCAATATGAATCGCAAATGGCCATGGAAATGAGCGTCGCGGGAACCCCCGTCAACGTGACTCTGACGAGTTCCGCGGCCGCGGTCAATCCCGACAAGAGAAGAGTAGAGACGAAATCCCAAATGGGCGGAGCCACGCTCGTGGCCGACGGCGCCTACACCTGGTTTTACAGTTCCGCCTTGAATCAATATGTGAAGAAGGCGGCACTGCAAACACCGCAGTCCATGCTGGCGAGCCTGGGGATGGGCGACCTGCCGGATCCCGGGCAGATCTTCAAGGACCTGAAGACGGTTCGTGACGAACCGCTCGAAATCAACGGCCAAAAATTTGACTGCTGGGTGCTGGAATCCAGAATCGACAGGTTCGCGATGCCGCAAGCGCAGGGCATCGAGTTGACCGACGGAACTGCACGGTTCTGGATCGCCAAGGATCTGAAAATCACGCTGCAGATGACCTTGTCTGGCAAGCTCCAGGGAGGGCCGATCCCGGGGGCGGTGGAAATGCAGCAGAAGATGACCATGTTGTCCCTGAAGGTCAATGTGGATCTGCCCGATGCGCTCTTCCGGTTCACTCCGCCGGAGGGGGCCAAGGAAGTGTCCGAGTTTGCCGCTCCCGGGCTCACCAAACCCGACCTGACGGGGAAGCCCGCACCCGCATTCCGCCTCCAAGCGCTCGAGGGCAAGGCATACGATCTTGCCGAATTGAAAGGGAAGATCGTCCTTCTTGACTTCTGGGCTACCTGGTGTGGCCCGTGCCGCACAGACATGCCGGATCTGGACAAGCTGCAGCAGGAATACGGCGGCAGCGGTCTCGTTGTGCTGGGCCTTAATGTTGGTGAAGATCGCGAAACTGTGGAAAGCTATATCAAGAAATCCGGGGTCTCTTATCCGATGGCCCTGACCAACGGCACCAGCGTGGTTTCCGCCTACAAGATCAGCGCGTTTCCCACCTACGTGCTCATCGGGCGCGACGGAGCGGTCTTGGATATCCAGATCGGCAGCAGCGGGCCGGAGGCTCTCCGGAGCATGCTGGCGAAAGCCGGGCTCAAGCCGGGCGAGGGAAAAGACCGATAG
- a CDS encoding ABC transporter permease, producing the protein MMVVEIFKRVLENLVAYRKRSMMTVLGITWGIASFILLMAYGDGFQKAMLLGLSYFGDNVVVIWNGQTSMQAGGARAGRVIRTEPQDVEMIRQRCTLVKRASPEVYNEMQLRWGDRMTSAGIRAVNDEYGVVRGMFMGEGRFLNAEDIAYARRVVVLGYDLKKKLFSQAPALDQDVFIEGVRFTVVGVLKKKIAISNYFTQDDYCALIPVNVMGTMRDIRYNSVLVFQPVSGRMEDAAVRQVRRVLGEIHKFNPADEKALIMDRFSEGFSIINGLNVATKGLLNVIGLLTLAVAGVGIMNIMLFCVQERTHEIGVLKALGARKRHIRVQFLGEALALSIIGGILGYLLAILLANWIGAIPFLSELFEDKSRQGDIYLLVNARVFLTAFITFGIIGLLSGTWPAVKASRLDPVEALRME; encoded by the coding sequence GTGATGGTCGTCGAGATCTTCAAGCGCGTATTGGAAAACCTGGTTGCATACCGCAAACGATCGATGATGACCGTTCTCGGCATCACCTGGGGCATCGCCTCGTTTATCCTCCTCATGGCCTACGGCGACGGTTTTCAGAAGGCGATGCTGCTGGGACTCAGCTATTTCGGCGACAACGTCGTCGTCATCTGGAACGGCCAGACCTCGATGCAGGCCGGGGGTGCGCGCGCAGGTCGCGTGATCCGCACCGAGCCGCAGGACGTCGAAATGATCCGGCAACGCTGCACCCTCGTGAAGCGCGCCAGCCCTGAGGTCTACAATGAGATGCAGTTGCGCTGGGGCGACCGGATGACGAGCGCGGGCATCCGGGCCGTGAACGATGAATACGGCGTCGTTCGCGGGATGTTCATGGGCGAGGGGCGCTTCCTCAACGCCGAGGACATTGCCTACGCGCGCCGGGTGGTCGTGCTGGGGTATGACCTCAAAAAGAAGCTCTTCAGCCAGGCTCCGGCACTCGACCAGGATGTCTTCATTGAGGGAGTGCGATTTACCGTCGTTGGAGTGCTCAAGAAGAAGATCGCCATCTCGAACTACTTCACCCAGGATGACTACTGTGCGCTCATCCCAGTCAACGTCATGGGCACCATGCGGGATATTCGATACAACAGTGTGCTGGTGTTCCAGCCTGTCAGCGGCAGAATGGAGGACGCCGCAGTGCGGCAGGTTCGCCGGGTCCTCGGAGAGATCCACAAGTTCAATCCTGCCGATGAAAAGGCCCTGATCATGGATCGATTCAGCGAGGGGTTTTCCATCATCAACGGCTTGAACGTAGCAACCAAGGGGCTGCTCAATGTCATCGGACTGCTCACGCTGGCGGTCGCCGGCGTCGGCATCATGAACATCATGCTCTTCTGCGTGCAGGAGCGGACGCACGAAATCGGCGTGCTCAAGGCCCTCGGCGCCCGCAAGCGTCACATCCGTGTCCAGTTCCTCGGGGAGGCACTGGCGCTGTCGATCATCGGTGGCATCCTCGGTTACCTCCTCGCCATCCTGCTCGCCAACTGGATCGGCGCCATTCCCTTCCTGAGCGAATTATTCGAGGACAAGAGCCGGCAAGGTGACATCTACCTGCTCGTGAATGCCCGCGTGTTCCTGACCGCGTTCATCACCTTCGGAATTATCGGACTGCTGTCGGGTACCTGGCCCGCGGTCAAGGCGTCCCGGCTCGACCCGGTCGAAGCTCTCAGAATGGAGTAA
- a CDS encoding ABC transporter permease, with the protein MDLLLQTWLNLKTNKTRSFLTMFGIAWGLVCLILMTALGEGMWVAQKQKARALGQNIIIVWGGLTSKGIDGVRAGKDIRLTLNDYMTVKERAVYLQRSSPEVQRSLAVRSNINNGTFGTHGVFPDYMQMRTIEVKPGGRQINEGDNANALRVCILGEEVKGQLFDKVNAVGQTVVIGELPYLVIGELVHKDQNSNYSGPDQKMIFVPFYTITRDFPLPKAVDGKYQLSNMILQPRSEEIGEAAELQVRQVLAKEKGFDYLDKDALQIWNTVTEAKLIYKLFASLKVFLGAMAVVTLILGGVGVMNIMLLSVGERTHEIGICKAVGATTRRILMQFFAESMTLTFMAGLAGVLLGWGLCALINQLPKIDFFAGMIVTPAVGWIAFGFLTLVGMLSSIYPAFMASVVDPIEALRYE; encoded by the coding sequence ATGGACCTGCTGTTACAGACGTGGTTGAATCTGAAGACCAACAAGACGCGCTCGTTCCTGACGATGTTCGGGATCGCGTGGGGGCTCGTGTGCCTGATTCTCATGACGGCGCTGGGCGAAGGGATGTGGGTCGCACAGAAGCAGAAGGCGCGCGCGCTCGGCCAGAACATCATTATTGTCTGGGGCGGCTTGACCAGCAAAGGGATCGATGGCGTCCGCGCCGGAAAGGACATCCGCCTCACCCTGAACGACTACATGACGGTAAAGGAGCGTGCCGTCTACCTCCAACGTTCGAGTCCCGAGGTCCAACGATCTCTGGCGGTGCGTTCCAACATCAATAACGGCACCTTCGGCACGCACGGCGTCTTCCCCGACTACATGCAGATGCGCACGATCGAGGTGAAACCCGGCGGGCGGCAGATCAACGAGGGCGACAATGCAAACGCCCTGCGTGTCTGCATCCTCGGCGAAGAGGTCAAAGGACAGCTGTTCGACAAGGTAAACGCCGTGGGCCAGACCGTCGTGATCGGCGAGTTGCCTTACCTGGTCATCGGGGAGCTGGTCCATAAGGACCAGAACTCGAATTACAGCGGCCCCGATCAGAAGATGATTTTCGTCCCTTTCTACACGATCACCCGCGACTTCCCGTTGCCCAAAGCGGTCGACGGGAAGTATCAGCTTTCCAACATGATCCTGCAGCCGCGCAGCGAGGAGATCGGAGAGGCGGCCGAACTGCAGGTCCGGCAGGTTCTGGCGAAGGAAAAGGGCTTCGATTACCTCGATAAAGACGCGCTGCAGATCTGGAACACGGTCACGGAAGCGAAACTGATATACAAGCTCTTCGCCTCGCTCAAGGTGTTCCTCGGCGCCATGGCGGTTGTGACCCTGATTCTCGGCGGTGTCGGAGTGATGAACATCATGCTGCTCTCTGTCGGCGAACGGACCCACGAGATCGGGATCTGCAAGGCCGTCGGCGCCACGACACGCCGCATCCTGATGCAGTTTTTCGCCGAGTCCATGACGCTGACGTTCATGGCCGGGCTGGCAGGGGTGCTGCTTGGGTGGGGACTGTGCGCGCTGATCAATCAGCTGCCCAAGATCGACTTCTTCGCCGGCATGATCGTCACTCCCGCTGTCGGCTGGATTGCGTTCGGCTTCCTGACCCTGGTCGGCATGCTGTCGAGCATCTATCCGGCCTTCATGGCATCCGTAGTGGATCCGATCGAAGCTCTGAGGTACGAGTGA
- a CDS encoding efflux RND transporter periplasmic adaptor subunit, whose protein sequence is MAKKRIFTISFLSIVGLLVVLGGYWVFGSLFAVDKTIPSEKLAKVEQGNIAKSVVATGKIEPLSKVEIKSKASGIIKYLYVNAGDTVREGQLLVELDKETLEAQLKQAKAFLNAAESKLEEMQSQLKTLQANLRKTQLEAESRDYDFSVAEYKRYQGLFGQGLVSKAEFDSIEQKMKAAEVTHKSLQAAVQVKEAELEQNSRTTETVRAELVQAQAQQEQAEENLKYASIRSPINGVVLSRELEVGDAVSSILQLGSNATLIMTLGDVRELYVKGKVDETDIGLVKEGQAVRVTVDAYKNRGFQGKVFRIAPMGVEKDNVTRFEVRVSINNDLDLLKVSMSANAEIVLEEHHNVLVIPESSLIYNEKRETFVEVPDPATRTGRRQIAVKTGLSNGARTELLSGLKLGDRVVLQ, encoded by the coding sequence ATGGCCAAGAAACGGATCTTCACGATTTCATTCCTGTCCATCGTGGGACTCCTTGTGGTTCTGGGCGGCTACTGGGTTTTTGGATCGCTGTTCGCGGTTGACAAAACCATCCCGTCCGAGAAGCTGGCCAAGGTGGAGCAGGGAAACATCGCCAAGTCGGTGGTGGCCACCGGCAAGATCGAGCCGTTGTCAAAAGTGGAGATCAAGTCCAAAGCCAGTGGAATCATCAAATACCTTTATGTGAACGCAGGCGACACTGTGCGCGAAGGGCAGCTCCTTGTCGAGTTGGATAAGGAGACGCTGGAAGCCCAATTGAAGCAGGCGAAAGCCTTCCTCAACGCGGCCGAGAGCAAGCTCGAGGAAATGCAGTCCCAGCTGAAAACCCTTCAGGCCAACCTCCGCAAAACGCAGCTCGAGGCCGAAAGCAGGGATTACGACTTTTCAGTTGCCGAATACAAACGATACCAGGGGCTCTTTGGCCAGGGACTGGTCTCCAAGGCGGAGTTCGACAGCATCGAGCAGAAGATGAAGGCCGCGGAAGTCACCCACAAATCCCTCCAGGCGGCTGTTCAGGTGAAGGAGGCTGAGCTCGAACAAAACAGTCGGACTACCGAAACGGTTCGGGCCGAATTGGTTCAGGCTCAGGCGCAGCAGGAGCAAGCGGAAGAGAACCTCAAGTATGCCAGCATCCGCTCTCCCATCAACGGCGTGGTCCTGAGCCGCGAGCTCGAGGTCGGGGACGCCGTGTCCTCGATCCTGCAGTTGGGATCCAACGCCACTCTCATCATGACCTTGGGTGATGTGAGGGAGCTCTACGTGAAGGGTAAGGTGGATGAGACGGACATCGGGCTGGTAAAGGAGGGCCAGGCGGTGCGCGTGACCGTCGATGCCTATAAAAACCGGGGATTTCAGGGGAAGGTCTTCCGCATCGCCCCGATGGGTGTTGAGAAGGACAACGTGACGCGCTTCGAGGTGCGGGTGTCGATCAACAACGATCTTGACCTTCTGAAGGTCAGCATGAGCGCGAACGCCGAGATCGTGCTCGAAGAGCACCATAATGTGCTCGTCATTCCGGAGAGTTCGCTCATCTACAACGAGAAGCGGGAGACCTTCGTCGAGGTGCCGGATCCCGCCACCAGGACGGGGCGGCGGCAAATTGCGGTCAAAACGGGGCTGAGCAATGGAGCCCGAACCGAGTTGCTCTCGGGACTGAAGCTCGGCGACCGCGTGGTGCTCCAGTAA